One Flavobacterium sp. 90 DNA segment encodes these proteins:
- a CDS encoding glycoside hydrolase family 3 N-terminal domain-containing protein: MNCLKSYRFIMFFCFCAGIINAQQKAFSYKNQNLSIDKRVDDLLKQLTTEEKISLLGFESKEVKRLDIPQYNWWNESLHGIARAGKATVFPQAIGMAASFNDNLLNEVANAISTEARAKNNMAVAKDRRLQYMGLNFWSPNINIFRDPRWGRGQETYGEDPFLTGKMGTAYVKGLQGTDSKYMKTAACAKHFAVHSGPEKTRHSIDVIVDEKDLRETYLYAFKKLVDAHVETVMCAYNRVNSEPCCTGKTLLKDILRNEWKFGGHVVTDCWALQDIYESHKTLPNSVTVAAAAIKAGVNMDCSGLLQKDAINALNQKLISLKDIDNALAPTLRTQFKLGFYDKAEDNPYRKYGIDSIANTYHRNLSRKMAEQSMVLLKNGEVGEKKTKLLPLKKEDYKSLMVVGPNAASLDALLGNYHGITDKAVNFVEGIAGAVDPDTRIEYDMGCDFNDTTNFGGVWAASMADLTIAVIGFTPVYEGEEGDAFLADGKGDRKNMDLPASHIAYIKALRKGTKTPLVAVVTGGSAVDISAIEPYVDAIVFAWYPGEQGGTALANLLFGKVSPSGHLPISFYKSFSDLPDYSSYAMKGRTYRYFDKEVQYPFGFGLSYSTFGYNWVQKPENIKTTSDKISMQIKIENTGQYNADEVAQLYIEYPNVDRMPLKELKAFKRVSISKGDSKTITLEIPLEELQKWDDAKKQFKIYEGKYNVRIGSNSRDAMLEASFEIVK, from the coding sequence ATGAATTGTTTAAAAAGCTACAGGTTTATAATGTTTTTTTGTTTTTGTGCAGGGATTATAAATGCACAACAAAAAGCATTTTCGTATAAAAATCAGAATTTATCGATTGATAAAAGAGTAGACGATTTATTGAAACAATTGACTACCGAAGAGAAAATTTCTTTGTTAGGATTTGAAAGCAAAGAGGTAAAGCGATTGGATATTCCGCAATATAATTGGTGGAATGAATCTTTACACGGAATAGCCAGAGCAGGAAAGGCAACCGTTTTTCCACAAGCTATCGGAATGGCGGCTTCTTTTAATGATAATTTATTAAATGAAGTGGCGAATGCTATTTCAACTGAGGCAAGAGCTAAGAATAATATGGCTGTTGCCAAAGACCGCCGTTTGCAATATATGGGATTGAATTTTTGGTCACCAAATATTAATATTTTCAGAGATCCGCGTTGGGGAAGAGGACAGGAAACCTATGGAGAAGATCCTTTCCTTACCGGAAAAATGGGAACAGCTTACGTCAAAGGATTACAAGGAACTGATTCAAAATACATGAAAACAGCGGCTTGTGCCAAACATTTTGCCGTGCACAGCGGACCTGAAAAAACAAGGCATTCGATTGATGTTATTGTAGACGAAAAAGATTTAAGAGAAACCTATTTATATGCTTTCAAAAAACTGGTTGATGCCCATGTAGAAACTGTTATGTGTGCTTATAATCGAGTAAATTCAGAACCTTGTTGTACCGGGAAAACCTTATTGAAGGATATTTTGCGCAATGAATGGAAATTTGGCGGGCATGTTGTGACCGATTGTTGGGCATTACAGGATATTTACGAAAGTCATAAAACCTTGCCAAATAGTGTAACTGTTGCAGCGGCAGCAATTAAAGCCGGTGTAAATATGGATTGCAGCGGATTATTGCAAAAAGATGCAATCAATGCATTGAATCAGAAGTTGATTTCCCTAAAAGATATCGATAATGCATTAGCTCCAACTTTACGTACACAGTTCAAATTAGGATTTTATGACAAAGCAGAGGATAATCCGTATAGAAAATATGGAATAGACAGTATTGCCAATACGTACCACAGAAATCTTAGCCGAAAAATGGCAGAGCAAAGTATGGTTTTGTTGAAAAATGGAGAAGTAGGCGAGAAAAAAACAAAACTGCTTCCTTTGAAAAAAGAGGATTATAAATCGTTGATGGTTGTTGGTCCAAATGCAGCTTCGTTAGATGCTTTGCTGGGAAATTACCATGGAATCACCGATAAAGCCGTAAATTTTGTAGAAGGAATTGCCGGAGCTGTAGATCCTGATACTCGTATAGAATATGATATGGGTTGCGATTTTAACGATACAACTAATTTTGGCGGAGTTTGGGCTGCTTCAATGGCCGATTTGACGATTGCAGTAATTGGTTTTACACCAGTTTATGAAGGCGAAGAAGGCGATGCTTTTTTGGCTGATGGTAAAGGTGATAGAAAAAATATGGATTTACCAGCTTCGCATATTGCATACATCAAAGCACTTCGAAAAGGAACTAAAACGCCTCTTGTAGCTGTGGTAACAGGTGGTAGCGCTGTTGATATTTCGGCGATTGAACCTTATGTTGATGCAATTGTTTTTGCGTGGTATCCGGGTGAACAAGGCGGAACAGCTTTAGCTAATCTTCTTTTTGGAAAAGTATCTCCTTCAGGACATTTACCAATTAGTTTTTATAAATCTTTTAGCGATTTACCGGATTATAGTAGTTATGCGATGAAAGGCAGAACCTATCGTTATTTTGATAAAGAAGTACAATATCCTTTCGGATTTGGATTAAGTTATAGCACTTTTGGATACAATTGGGTTCAAAAGCCAGAGAATATTAAAACTACTTCGGATAAAATTTCGATGCAAATTAAAATTGAAAACACCGGGCAATATAATGCAGATGAAGTAGCTCAGCTGTATATCGAATATCCAAATGTAGACAGAATGCCTTTGAAAGAATTGAAAGCTTTCAAACGAGTGTCAATTTCTAAAGGAGATTCTAAAACAATCACGTTA